The Mycolicibacterium flavescens genome has a segment encoding these proteins:
- the etfB gene encoding Electron transfer flavoprotein beta subunit, translated as MTNIVVLIKQVPDTWSERKLTDGDFTLDREAADAVLDEINERAVEEALLIKEREGGDSTVTVLTAGPERATEAIRKALSMGADKAVHLVDEGMHGSDMVQTGWALARALGTIEGTELVIAGNEATDGTGGAVPAIIAEYLGLPQLTHLRKVTVEDGKVSGERETDDGVFFVEAPLPAVVSVNEKINEPRFPSFKGIMAAKKKEVTKLTLAEIGVEGDEVGLANAGSKVLSSTPKPPKTAGEKVTDEGDGGTKIAEYLVAQKII; from the coding sequence ATGACGAACATCGTGGTCCTGATCAAACAGGTCCCTGACACCTGGTCGGAGCGCAAGCTCACCGACGGCGACTTCACTCTCGACCGCGAGGCGGCCGATGCGGTGCTCGACGAGATCAACGAGCGCGCCGTCGAGGAAGCGCTGCTCATCAAGGAGAGGGAAGGCGGCGACAGCACTGTGACGGTGCTGACGGCCGGCCCCGAGCGCGCGACCGAGGCGATCCGCAAGGCGCTGTCGATGGGTGCCGACAAGGCCGTGCACCTCGTCGACGAGGGCATGCACGGCTCGGACATGGTCCAGACCGGTTGGGCCCTGGCACGTGCGCTGGGGACCATCGAGGGCACCGAGCTGGTCATCGCCGGCAACGAGGCCACCGATGGCACCGGCGGCGCGGTACCCGCGATCATCGCCGAGTACCTGGGTCTGCCGCAGCTGACGCATCTGCGCAAGGTGACCGTCGAGGACGGCAAGGTCAGCGGCGAGCGGGAGACCGACGACGGCGTGTTCTTCGTCGAGGCTCCGCTGCCCGCCGTGGTCAGCGTCAACGAGAAGATCAACGAGCCTCGCTTCCCGTCCTTCAAGGGCATCATGGCCGCCAAGAAGAAGGAAGTCACCAAGCTCACGCTCGCCGAGATCGGTGTCGAGGGCGATGAGGTCGGTCTCGCCAACGCCGGGTCCAAGGTGTTGTCGTCGACGCCGAAGCCGCCGAAGACCGCCGGCGAGAAGGTCACCGACGAAGGCGACGGCGGAACCAAGATCGCCGAGTACCTGGTCGCCCAGAAAATCATCTAG
- the etfA gene encoding electron transfer flavoprotein subunit alpha: protein MAEVLVLVEHAEGALKKVTSELITAARKLGEPSAVVVGAPGTAEPLTDGLKAAGAAKIYVAESDDAENYLITPQVDVLASLVESASPAGVLLSANADGKEIAGRLAARTGSGVLTDVVDVQEGGKAVHSIFGGAFTVEAESTGEVPVITLRAGAIDAEPADGAGEVVNVEVPGQAENATKITKREPAVAGDRPELTEATVVVSGGRGVGSAENFNVVEELADSLGGAVGASRAAVDSGYYPGQFQVGQTGKTVSPQLYIALGISGAIQHRAGMQTSKTIIAVNKDEEAPIFEIADLGIVGDLFKVTPQLTEAVKARKG from the coding sequence ATGGCTGAAGTACTCGTGCTCGTTGAGCACGCCGAAGGTGCACTGAAGAAGGTCACCTCGGAGTTGATCACCGCGGCTCGCAAGCTCGGCGAGCCCTCGGCCGTCGTCGTCGGCGCGCCGGGCACCGCAGAACCGCTCACCGACGGCCTGAAGGCCGCGGGCGCGGCCAAGATCTACGTCGCCGAGTCCGACGACGCGGAGAACTACCTGATCACCCCGCAGGTCGACGTGCTGGCATCGCTGGTCGAGTCGGCGTCGCCCGCCGGTGTTCTGCTGTCGGCCAACGCCGACGGCAAGGAGATCGCCGGCCGGTTGGCGGCCCGCACCGGTTCCGGTGTGCTCACCGACGTCGTCGACGTCCAGGAGGGTGGCAAGGCCGTGCACTCGATCTTCGGTGGTGCATTCACCGTCGAGGCCGAGTCCACCGGTGAGGTTCCGGTCATCACGCTGCGCGCAGGAGCCATCGACGCTGAACCCGCCGACGGTGCGGGCGAGGTCGTCAACGTCGAGGTGCCCGGCCAGGCCGAGAACGCGACGAAGATCACCAAGCGCGAACCCGCCGTCGCGGGTGACCGCCCGGAGCTCACCGAGGCGACGGTTGTCGTCTCGGGTGGCCGCGGTGTGGGCAGCGCGGAGAACTTCAACGTGGTCGAGGAGCTGGCGGACTCGCTCGGCGGCGCTGTCGGCGCGTCCCGTGCCGCCGTCGACTCCGGCTACTACCCGGGCCAGTTCCAGGTGGGCCAGACCGGTAAGACGGTGTCGCCGCAGCTGTACATCGCCCTGGGCATCTCCGGCGCGATTCAGCACCGCGCGGGCATGCAGACGTCCAAGACGATCATCGCGGTGAACAAGGACGAAGAGGCGCCGATCTTCGAGATCGCCGACCTCGGCATCGTCGGCGACCTGTTCAAGGTCACACCGCAGCTGACCGAGGCGGTCAAGGCTCGGAAGGGCTAA
- a CDS encoding dTDP-4-dehydrorhamnose reductase has product MKITVFGATGLIGSKVVSILTADGHEVVAAARSTGLDVLTGAGVAEAVAGADVVIDVTNSPSFEDDAVMDFFTRSTTNLVGAATAARVGHVVALSIVGADGLPESGYLRAKVAQERIIKDSGLPFSIVRATQFHEFAEAITESLSGNGEVRAPDALIQPIAADEVAAEVARTAVATPSNGHVDIGGPDKMPFAELAGAVLAARGDERPVVVTTEATYFGTPLDERSLVTGDGAVIAATHFTDWLARR; this is encoded by the coding sequence ATGAAGATCACCGTGTTCGGCGCGACCGGACTCATCGGCTCGAAGGTGGTATCGATCCTCACCGCGGACGGCCACGAGGTGGTCGCCGCGGCGCGCTCCACCGGATTGGACGTTTTGACCGGCGCCGGGGTGGCCGAAGCGGTCGCCGGCGCGGATGTGGTGATCGACGTGACCAACTCGCCGTCGTTCGAGGACGACGCGGTCATGGACTTCTTCACGAGGTCGACGACGAATCTGGTGGGTGCCGCGACGGCCGCGCGGGTGGGCCACGTCGTGGCGCTGTCGATCGTCGGCGCCGACGGGCTTCCCGAAAGCGGTTATCTGCGTGCGAAGGTCGCGCAGGAACGCATCATCAAAGATTCCGGACTGCCATTCAGCATCGTGCGCGCCACGCAGTTCCACGAATTCGCCGAGGCGATCACCGAATCGCTGAGCGGCAACGGCGAAGTGCGGGCGCCCGATGCGCTGATCCAGCCGATCGCTGCCGATGAGGTCGCCGCCGAGGTGGCCCGGACAGCCGTAGCGACCCCGAGCAACGGTCACGTCGATATCGGCGGGCCCGACAAGATGCCGTTCGCCGAGCTCGCGGGTGCGGTGCTGGCCGCACGCGGTGACGAGCGGCCGGTCGTGGTCACCACCGAGGCGACGTACTTCGGCACTCCGCTCGACGAGCGGAGCCTGGTCACCGGCGACGGCGCCGTCATCGCCGCAACGCACTTCACGGATTGGCTGGCACGACGATGA